The Aequorivita sublithincola DSM 14238 genome window below encodes:
- a CDS encoding DUF4230 domain-containing protein translates to MRNIFLGIVIAFVIVFGLRYCEDRKDTREQLEANTALIQKELKNVGKLIVTEGSYAQVFSYNDSKDLMYGLFDARKKALIVVNAKASIAYDLSQVTTNIDEVTKTVTITNIPEPELSINPNIEYYDVTQDYLNQFTASDYNKIKQRVEKSLRKKIEASQLRTNAQNRLISELQKIFILTNSMGWTLKYNGNPIEEEKDFKKLKL, encoded by the coding sequence ATGAGAAATATTTTCCTCGGAATTGTAATTGCCTTTGTAATCGTTTTCGGTTTGCGTTATTGTGAAGACCGCAAAGACACTCGTGAACAATTAGAAGCCAACACAGCTTTAATCCAAAAGGAGTTAAAAAATGTAGGAAAATTGATTGTTACTGAAGGTAGCTACGCACAAGTTTTCAGTTATAATGATAGTAAAGATTTAATGTACGGTCTTTTTGATGCTCGAAAAAAAGCGTTGATTGTGGTAAATGCAAAAGCAAGCATAGCTTATGATTTGAGTCAAGTAACTACAAATATTGACGAAGTCACAAAAACTGTCACCATAACAAACATCCCCGAACCTGAACTTTCTATAAATCCGAATATTGAGTATTATGATGTTACGCAAGATTATTTAAATCAGTTTACGGCGTCAGATTACAACAAAATAAAACAACGTGTTGAAAAATCACTTCGAAAAAAAATAGAGGCATCTCAACTTCGAACAAATGCCCAAAATAGGCTCATTTCTGAGCTTCAGAAAATATTCATTCTCACCAATTCTATGGGTTGGACGCTTAAATATAATGGAAACCCAATTGAAGAAGAAAAAGATTTTAAGAAACTGAAATTATAG
- a CDS encoding rhodanese-like domain-containing protein encodes MGLLDFLFGNKAKKIEDFKSRGAIIIDVRSKGEYDGGAIPGSKNIPLQSISSKMNDIKKWNKPIITCCASGMRSASAAGILKSNGVEAMNGGGWFSLSKKL; translated from the coding sequence ATGGGATTATTAGATTTTTTATTCGGAAACAAAGCAAAGAAAATTGAAGATTTTAAAAGCCGTGGCGCTATTATTATAGATGTTCGCAGTAAGGGAGAATATGACGGCGGAGCCATTCCTGGTTCAAAAAATATACCGCTTCAAAGTATTTCTTCAAAAATGAATGATATAAAGAAATGGAACAAACCAATCATTACTTGTTGCGCCAGCGGAATGCGCAGTGCGAGTGCTGCTGGGATTTTAAAAAGTAATGGCGTGGAAGCGATGAATGGTGGCGGCTGGTTTAGTTTGAGTAAAAAACTATAA